AACAAAGCATGAATAAGTTTAATTAGGTACGAGAAATATTTAGTAAGTAAAACAAATTGATTTGGGATAGTTTTATATAAAAGAGAGAAATCATCATTCGACGCAGATGAAGCCGTGGACAGAAGCTAGTTAGTAGTCGCTAGCATTTCGCGAATAATATACCTTTCCTGACAAGATCTTATCTGGCCTTCACAGGTGGCGGATTTTCGGTGGTACCTACTAATTTGCTTGCTGGCAAGGACTCTTTGACATCAGATGTTGAAAGTCATCGAATGTCACCGGTGTAAACATGAAGAAAAGATTGTGAATGGATGGAATGTATGGAAGagatggaatgtattgggccccacacattccacgactcttctctttccgcacagactctataaacgACTATATCAAGAATTATTTGGaatacaataaaacatttacatcgATAAAAGCACGAAGGATTGGTAGCATTCCTATAAACAATGTAAATTACTCGTTTACATGATCGGTACTGACATTATATTTTACTACAGATACATGacttaagtatattattgtattgccCTATGTAAGCTGATTATCGAAACTCGGGGTAAATAGAATCTTGTCAGGCTTTAATTCAATTGCCGGTCTCTTACTCGCTTGTAATGAACAGGACAGCAAGTCAGCATGGCAGTGGTTGACCAAAACATGGCTTCCTCGGTTCTTAATATTCTGGTCCCAGATCATGGCGCACACGGGTTCGTAGATGTCAGTGCAGTGTGTGGGACACGTGTGGTTGCAAAAGTTTCTGCTCCCCACTATAGTGTGATCGATGTAACGTCTACCGTCCGTTACCTCCACTGGCTTTTCTACACCACAAACGTAATCAGGGAGTCGCTTAACTGTAACTGTAAAAAGTCGACATTAAAGATATTTCAGcaatatttacaattaaataGCATGCAAAGTCGAAAGCATAATAATCTCTACTAATATTATTAAGATTGTGAAAGTaactgtgtctgtctgttatctcttcacgcataaaccgctaaaccgatttagattaGATTTGGTAGTTAGTGGCCCCGGGAAAAACAGGATagattttatcaatcatcatcaccatTCCACACAGACAAATTCGCGGAAGCAGCTAGTTATGAACAAGGTGTACGCGGGTAATCCCGAATAGCATCTGAATGTCGTGTTGTTCCGAAAATGGACTCTTATTCGATAGAAATATGGGTGATTTCAAACATTTTGCAAATAAGATTAATTTACTTTGTGAATATGATTAATTTACCTTtatattcatttttagttttcatTAGCATCAAGTTATCTTTGAGGTAATTATTGAGAAGGCACCGTATTTTATTGAGATGGCAATCGTTGGGGTAGAAGCGGAGGTCGCGCGCCGCGGCGACGGCCACCAGCGCGCACACCGGCGCCAGCGTGCGCGAGCAACGCGCCCTGCTGCACGAGCGCGCGAGAATGCACTCCACACCTGGGTCgcgttttataaagctacagacttcacaaacatctttacaagtcaatgttccaaaaatatattacacGCCTCTAAGAAACTGACACTAAGGTCGTGTATTTTTACtcgtaaataggtatattttggaTCGTTGTAAtatgtaaagtttatgaattcgACGGTACATATTCTTTCTTTGCCTCTCTGTCCATCAAATATCATTGTTAGAAAGAGAGAATAACAGGAACCCTTATAGCTTGTACAAGTAAAACGCGACCAAGACCAGAACATAGGTACTATGGAGCTACGGCGCAATAATCTTGACAACTAATAAGCACCAAATTAAGGAGAGATAAAAAAATGAAATGCCACTCCTCTTTTAAGACATTGGTCACGTTCAAatattataagtttcttctatggtaagtatattgacgagcagagtcgggtgaggagttagtggaagtgaaacaccttatgtgtgatagtataagaacattctgaacgtttattctctaaatgcctattgttttatacacgttaggttgcgctgacacaagcaatatgcgtttatgtcgcagtaaaccaaagcgttactgctaaacactaaaagtggacatttaccacattacacctcccccgaaagttcctctcaccgccggggtggcagaagaaaaaatttaaacgcatgttacttgcttacaattttttctgaaattaataaaaaaaaaatattaacaaattatataggtataatgcAAGCAATCTTTATTTAGCTAGGTTCTTATGTGTCGTAAGTGTCGTAGTCCTATtaaggaaaagaaaaaaaatcgttgtgctaataagaaaatatcatcacttaaaatgttgtcatctctcaaacgttaaaatattaatttacttccttttctcatgaaatataaatctccttctttaaaaacatttacctactcttcatctttaaaacatttactattcaactttaaaacatttagaaacaattggtattcaactttaaaatattcactctcgctgtttatagttacggtatctcccataattctgataataaaataaactaatgccgtattaaatgttaagcctttcacggacacctataaggtcgactatgatcaaggacataactgggttgcgcctctgtgcgcacccttcacctatcaatgctatccatagcaattcttcaataaacacctagggcatggtcaccctttatcaactctataaaatggcatatcaggccaggctgtacggctctgcctgtacctagagacacaaatacattaagacaataagtctcctacaactttcacggaggatactgtatatcacactatgatcaagtacgaaggactagtgctctagctataaggtcacattttataaataaatgtgtctAAACTCCTTAAATCTTTCAAACTTGTACCGTACTGTaagctttctataaaataaacattagtatttaacttccaaaattaaaaaaaatgatgtaataaatcaaactttcgctgtatatcaggtgatcagtccgacacgtagctaaagtatcaatcattactaagaaacaataaaataattttattgaattgagttgttaattatttaatcgttatgcgatgtatcaaatttcattcatcgcttattaaaatattctaactcgcggcaaagtctcgcggcctagttaagttttctgtcgacgtgcgcacaatgtatggcacgcgctgcaaattgcaacatacatgattgaggacactattcgacacttttaatttttatattatattatgacttcttatgaaaattatttatgctcgaaacgaaattgagtttagcgacaacctttaataattatgaatgatttaaatatgactgctactgaattggaaaaaaaatgctggcttttagagaaaattaattaaaatcataaattacatgtaggatttacatcctattgctgcgtggctggccgtcctcggcttcgtcttcgttcggtccggtgcgagttcgcgtccggcattcttgctgctgctggcgtggcctggcgagcttgacgcttcgtatggctggctctgcttacgacgatgttagtgggccgggataaccctggactcctcttgaaatgggccgggataaccctggacacctcttgatttgcgagccgggataaccctggacaacgctcttctctcttccttcttcgtctcttcttaatttcttttcttaacgcggtttccgctttttgatgttggttggttcttctcaggttgtttcttgattcttgataagctggttggttctgactgcgtggattggtgttgaaaaagtggttcttcttttttttcttttcttgcttgatttttccttctttcttgagtgttagttccttgttggttcactggtctggatcgccatcaaatattataagtttcttctatggtaagtatattgacgagcagagtcgggtgaggagttagtggaagtgaaacaccttatgtgtgatagtataagaacattctgaacgtttattctctaaatgcctattgttttatacacgttaggttgcgctgacacaagcaatatgcgtttatgtcgcagtaaaccaaagcgttactgctaaacactaaaagtggacatttaccacattacaaCGTCAATCAATCACGTCAATCAATCACGTAAAGATTGCTGAACTTGAGGTATGGATGAATGAGGATTAGGGATAAGTGCGGATAATtctgttaggtacctataaacctAAGCGTTATTTTTGTTATAAAGTCACAAATGTACCAACGCCATTTCCTTGGCTTCCATATTTGTATATCACACTTTGGacacgttgcaccaaaccgtctatCACCGTTAAagtgttcgctaaattttattgtatgggaatcggttcaggccgcgtagccaacgtgccaatcgctaacgctccgtagcgatcgaaacgcaactgtcactgtcacactaatatggaagagtgatagagagacacaaagcgattcgacgaTGAAGCGATaacgatcgtcaccttggctaggccgccaggcgtCTTCTAGTAATCGGGGATtaagtacataaaaaaatattccgaCGAATGaaaacctcctcctttttttgaagtcggttaaaaataaacagtGAAGGCTTGCCAACGAACTAATTGAAAAATAGTCTGCACTTATCTCAATATACCTTATatgagttatatttatataaattaacatGACATTAACAAAAGGACACGAGAACAAAAGCTAAGCCAATGAAAtcgtaatattataattatatacctaataactCTTGCGTTTGGACCTATAGAAAgtttaaatagtgtaaacaaaccaattttacttttattgctCCGTATCTCACACTCATTAATAAGCAGCTACGTACAAATTTCTGttacatattttcataaaaatttaCTTCGGAAAAAAATTAGGTTAAATGTCATATATTTGCTTACCACTATTAAAATTTCTATTAGCCTGGATTATAAATTAGGGAACTAATTCCTTttgcaaaattatattattaaaattggttTTAATACACACTACATAAAAGTAATACGCAATAGTAAAATCCTTTTCCAAAAGCACACATGTTAACTTTGTTCACAGAGCCTGAAGCAATGTATGtacatacgagtatacctacgattatattatttatgtagcgGTTGTTAATAAGAAATGTATGCGTATggatttttaattgaattttcaTTCCCGACAATAAAACCCCAATCGTTGACTATgcctatgtaattatttaactttattttcatGTGTTTACTTACTAACTCCAAATGAAACGAATGCCGTTTTTTGATATATTTGAATATTGAGGTTATTTAGAAATGTTTGAAAGCCGTTTTTATTTTaacagtttaaataaaatttaaatacgaGGATTAAACAGGTTTTcctcccgagtgaaacacaaaaagttTCAGTACACCAATACGAGGAAAATACTAatgaaaattattcaatatttatcgTTTAATACGAGTATCACCACATAAAAGTCGATTCCACCAGCCAACATGAGAATACAAATCATAATTTGCATCAGAATACTTTGCAACTCTTGTTGATAAA
This genomic window from Cydia amplana chromosome Z, ilCydAmpl1.1, whole genome shotgun sequence contains:
- the LOC134661649 gene encoding uncharacterized protein LOC134661649, which gives rise to MIFDGQRGKERICVECILARSCSRARCSRTLAPVCALVAVAAARDLRFYPNDCHLNKIRCLLNNYLKDNLMLMKTKNEYKVTVKRLPDYVCGVEKPVEVTDGRRYIDHTIVGSRNFCNHTCPTHCTDIYEPVCAMIWDQNIKNRGSHVLVNHCHADLLSCSLQATVQIQTIDYCLGAMTQFAYNAMTQAAAMKKLGLITV